A region of Paractinoplanes abujensis DNA encodes the following proteins:
- a CDS encoding AAA family ATPase encodes MTETGAQPLPAYEVGRLATAVLDSVGSVVVGKRDSLELVLAGILAGGHVLLEDLPGLGKTLTARCFAQALGLDFRRLQFTPDLLPADVTGSFLYDQRKGDFAFRAGPVFTNMLLADEINRTPPKTQAALLEAMQEKQVSVEGVTYRLDPPFHVLATANPIEYEGTYPLPEAQLDRFLLRVSFGYPTAQEEWEVLQRRMSRRQEEAFLQPVVDSAALQSMQAALETITVEDSIGRYCVSLAAATREHASVLVGSSPRGSLALLLLARARAAMAGRDFVVPEDVKDVAVPALAHRITLRPEMWLRRVDPAFVVDEVLQNTPAPASGALPTYATGYTAT; translated from the coding sequence GTGACGGAGACAGGCGCGCAGCCCCTTCCTGCGTACGAGGTGGGAAGGCTGGCCACTGCTGTCCTGGACTCGGTCGGCAGCGTGGTGGTCGGCAAGCGCGACTCGCTCGAGCTGGTGCTGGCCGGGATCCTGGCCGGCGGGCACGTGCTGCTGGAGGATCTGCCCGGGCTCGGCAAGACGTTGACCGCCCGCTGTTTCGCGCAGGCGCTGGGCCTCGACTTCCGCCGGCTGCAGTTCACGCCCGACCTGCTGCCCGCCGACGTGACCGGCTCCTTCCTGTACGACCAGCGCAAGGGCGATTTCGCGTTCCGGGCCGGCCCGGTCTTCACCAACATGCTGCTGGCCGACGAGATCAACCGGACGCCGCCGAAGACCCAGGCCGCGCTGCTCGAAGCCATGCAGGAGAAGCAGGTGTCGGTCGAGGGTGTCACCTACCGCCTCGACCCGCCCTTCCACGTGCTGGCCACGGCCAACCCCATCGAGTACGAGGGCACCTACCCGCTGCCCGAGGCCCAGCTCGACCGGTTCCTGCTGCGCGTGTCGTTCGGTTACCCGACCGCCCAGGAGGAGTGGGAGGTGCTGCAGCGCCGCATGTCGCGCCGGCAGGAGGAGGCTTTCCTGCAGCCGGTGGTCGATTCCGCCGCGCTCCAGTCGATGCAGGCGGCGCTGGAGACGATCACCGTCGAGGACTCGATCGGCCGGTACTGCGTGTCGCTGGCCGCGGCCACTCGCGAGCACGCGTCGGTGCTGGTCGGTTCGTCCCCGCGCGGCTCGCTGGCGCTGCTGCTGCTGGCCCGGGCGCGGGCCGCGATGGCAGGTCGTGACTTCGTGGTGCCGGAGGACGTGAAGGACGTCGCCGTGCCTGCCCTGGCCCACCGCATCACGCTGCGGCCCGAGATGTGGCTGCGCCGCGTCGACCCGGCCTTCGTGGTCGACGAGGTGCTGCAAAATACTCCGGCCCCGGCCAGCGGCGCCCTGCCCACCTACGCCACGGGGTACACCGCGACGTGA
- a CDS encoding DUF4129 domain-containing protein, translated as MTLAALRRWWPLAAVLVLLFGTALAATRSEPRLEQIVRDEPTAEAPLLPTPVPSGVQSSPPPPPEPARGLPDWINTAAVIVLGLVVAIVLGLLIYSLLRDRRRRSGKNKRDRKRQGDQPRTAEELVAALDAGLEELSDTDRDPRRAVIACWVRLEQAAAAAGTPRHPGDSPTDLVGRLLREQQVDAQVLAALLDVYRQARYATHTVDDQMRRQARSALERLRADLGAGVPA; from the coding sequence ATGACCCTCGCGGCACTGCGACGCTGGTGGCCCCTGGCCGCCGTCCTCGTGCTGCTCTTCGGCACCGCGCTGGCCGCGACCAGGTCGGAGCCGCGCCTGGAGCAGATCGTGCGGGACGAGCCGACCGCCGAGGCGCCGCTGCTGCCGACCCCGGTCCCGTCGGGTGTGCAGTCCAGCCCGCCGCCTCCGCCCGAGCCGGCCCGCGGCCTGCCCGATTGGATCAACACGGCCGCCGTCATCGTGCTCGGCCTGGTCGTCGCGATCGTGCTCGGCCTGCTGATCTATTCGCTGCTGCGTGACCGCCGCCGCCGTTCGGGCAAGAACAAACGCGACCGGAAACGTCAGGGCGACCAACCCCGTACGGCGGAGGAACTGGTCGCCGCCCTCGATGCGGGCCTCGAGGAGCTCTCGGACACCGACCGCGACCCGCGCCGTGCCGTGATCGCCTGCTGGGTGCGGCTGGAACAGGCGGCCGCCGCCGCGGGCACGCCCCGGCATCCCGGTGACAGCCCCACCGACCTGGTCGGCCGCCTGCTGCGCGAGCAACAGGTCGACGCGCAGGTGCTGGCCGCGCTGCTCGACGTCTACCGCCAGGCCCGCTACGCGACGCACACGGTCGACGACCAGATGCGCCGCCAGGCCCGTTCGGCGCTGGAGCGGCTGCGGGCCGATCTGGGCGCGGGGGTGCCGGCGTGA
- a CDS encoding uracil-DNA glycosylase, which produces MQATAARAASLSVLDAEVADCFACPRLVAWREEVAVTKRASFRDQHYWGRPVPGYGVADPEIAILGLAPAAHGGNRTGRIFTGDRSGDVLFAALHRAGLVNQPTSVAADDGLTLRHLRIFAAVRCAPPDNKPLPEERDTCAPWLHRELELIRPTLKVVVALGAFAWQAWWPAMTAVYGTRPPVPRPKFGHGARVSQPGVPELLGCFHVSQQNTFTGKLTPAMLDDVFTEAKRLAQI; this is translated from the coding sequence GTGCAAGCCACCGCGGCCCGGGCGGCCTCACTCAGCGTGCTGGACGCCGAGGTCGCGGATTGTTTCGCCTGCCCGCGCCTGGTCGCCTGGCGTGAGGAGGTGGCCGTCACCAAGCGGGCCTCGTTCCGCGATCAGCATTACTGGGGCCGCCCGGTCCCGGGTTACGGCGTGGCCGACCCCGAGATCGCCATTTTGGGCCTGGCCCCGGCCGCGCACGGCGGTAACCGTACGGGCCGCATTTTCACCGGCGACCGTTCGGGTGATGTGCTGTTCGCCGCGCTGCACCGGGCGGGCCTGGTCAATCAGCCGACCAGTGTCGCCGCCGACGACGGCTTGACGCTGCGGCATCTGCGGATCTTCGCCGCCGTCCGCTGCGCCCCGCCCGACAACAAACCGCTGCCGGAGGAGCGTGACACGTGCGCGCCCTGGCTGCACCGCGAGCTGGAACTGATCCGCCCGACCCTCAAGGTGGTCGTCGCGCTCGGGGCTTTCGCCTGGCAGGCGTGGTGGCCCGCGATGACTGCGGTGTACGGCACGAGGCCGCCGGTGCCCCGCCCGAAGTTCGGTCACGGGGCCCGGGTCAGCCAGCCCGGTGTGCCGGAACTGCTGGGGTGCTTCCACGTCAGCCAGCAGAACACGTTCACCGGTAAGCTCACCCCGGCCATGCTCGACGACGTCTTCACCGAGGCGAAGCGGCTGGCTCAGATCTGA
- a CDS encoding LppU/SCO3897 family protein, translating into MSSSDRSRRGNMVVVAIVAGLVVAAAVYAISGLVLGGDGARDAKAGDCIASDKDVDDEGTTKTGASLIECSAAEARFTVVARVDGESSTQSDSCNKFFQEKEEFYVYANGDDRGYLLCLRPKA; encoded by the coding sequence GTGAGCTCATCTGATCGGTCCCGCCGGGGCAACATGGTGGTCGTGGCCATCGTGGCCGGGCTGGTCGTGGCGGCCGCTGTCTACGCGATCAGCGGCCTCGTCCTCGGCGGCGACGGCGCCCGTGACGCCAAGGCCGGCGACTGCATCGCTTCTGACAAGGATGTCGACGACGAGGGCACCACCAAGACCGGTGCTTCCCTGATCGAGTGTTCGGCCGCCGAGGCCCGGTTCACCGTGGTGGCGCGGGTCGACGGCGAGAGCTCCACCCAGAGCGACTCCTGCAACAAGTTCTTCCAGGAGAAGGAGGAGTTCTACGTCTACGCCAACGGCGACGACCGGGGCTATCTCCTGTGTCTGCGGCCCAAGGCGTAG